One genomic segment of Desulforamulus reducens MI-1 includes these proteins:
- a CDS encoding fluoride efflux transporter FluC: MLYIAVGLGGMVGALARYMLGLVITNFAFSTFPYGTLFVNLTGSYFLSFVAYGSLLKWKLSKNYLIAINTGMIGSFTTFSAFSLEIMSLATDFSLILTFIYIFLSLSLGLLFSWIGIRSAVKLFNKQSLTNR; this comes from the coding sequence ATGTTATACATTGCAGTTGGTCTTGGCGGCATGGTTGGAGCCCTTGCCAGATACATGCTGGGTCTAGTCATTACAAATTTTGCTTTTTCCACTTTTCCCTATGGCACTCTTTTTGTAAACTTAACTGGCAGCTACTTTCTTAGTTTTGTTGCCTATGGCAGTCTATTGAAATGGAAATTGTCCAAAAATTACTTAATTGCCATTAACACAGGCATGATTGGCTCCTTTACAACCTTCTCTGCCTTTTCACTGGAAATTATGTCGTTAGCTACTGACTTTAGTCTTATTCTTACATTCATATATATTTTTCTCAGTCTTTCTTTAGGCTTACTTTTTTCCTGGATAGGAATCCGTTCTGCAGTAAAATTATTTAATAAACAATCGCTGACAAATCGTTAA
- a CDS encoding universal stress protein, which translates to MSGGQILFITDGSTSADLAGNIAMEMALTLKLPFRAVFILDEGWGNLLGDEWMSGSTTRIGFLRWLENDLNKHSEEILTAAMEKAKEKGLQIQTEVRVGKTESLITKLTVERETALMVLPNPHATAPAAAAGLRFNLNSLTKKVKCPIYIGPRC; encoded by the coding sequence ATGAGCGGTGGTCAAATTCTATTTATTACAGATGGTTCAACTTCAGCGGACCTTGCCGGTAATATAGCAATGGAGATGGCTTTGACTCTAAAGTTACCTTTTAGGGCAGTTTTCATCCTGGATGAAGGTTGGGGGAATTTACTAGGGGATGAGTGGATGAGCGGTTCTACAACCCGCATTGGATTTCTTCGTTGGTTGGAAAATGACCTTAATAAACATTCAGAGGAAATTTTAACGGCAGCGATGGAAAAAGCTAAGGAAAAGGGACTACAGATACAAACTGAGGTAAGAGTCGGCAAAACGGAGAGTCTTATCACAAAGCTGACGGTTGAGAGAGAAACAGCTCTTATGGTTTTACCAAATCCCCATGCAACAGCACCAGCTGCGGCGGCAGGTCTCAGGTTTAACCTAAACTCCTTGACGAAAAAGGTAAAATGCCCTATTTACATTGGTCCCCGGTGCTAA
- a CDS encoding PilZ domain-containing protein has translation MDIARERRKHKRYEIELQAIISKNDHRYLQNVKLINISGGGISFTCDNQIAIGETIMIYFPFITVQGYVIWQQGNRYGAMFQNPLGDELQIFLTKHCE, from the coding sequence ATGGATATAGCCAGAGAAAGAAGAAAACACAAGCGCTATGAAATAGAATTGCAAGCGATTATATCAAAGAATGATCATAGATATCTGCAAAACGTTAAACTTATAAACATCAGTGGTGGCGGGATTTCATTTACCTGTGATAATCAGATTGCCATTGGTGAGACCATTATGATTTATTTTCCCTTTATTACAGTCCAAGGTTATGTCATTTGGCAGCAGGGTAATCGATACGGAGCAATGTTTCAAAATCCTTTGGGTGATGAGCTTCAAATTTTTCTAACGAAACATTGCGAATAA
- a CDS encoding L,D-transpeptidase, with amino-acid sequence MRNIKLILTFILLNIVIFISGCQNSPFKKPLQGNEIIYRDQQYTVYSEDNQIIVAKGLRKKVFTTADTSFLNADRIKNKPAEALPLKGTYLKDTLLIRGKMNSYLLNLQPNTKLLVSYPNPYDKKKMIIISKKNNLLYLYDQGYLVKIYPVATGKEKLFTPEGSFKIANKLPIKNADDPENLYGPRWMGLAVPDEKDKRANNDKRAPVGHKYGIHGTNEPNSIGTHASGGCIRLNNHDILELYDMVPINTKVIIK; translated from the coding sequence ATGAGAAACATAAAACTTATACTAACTTTCATTCTGCTAAATATTGTTATTTTTATTTCCGGCTGCCAAAACTCTCCCTTTAAAAAACCCTTGCAAGGAAATGAGATTATTTATCGTGACCAACAATACACCGTTTATTCTGAGGACAATCAAATAATCGTTGCGAAAGGGCTTAGAAAAAAGGTCTTTACAACGGCAGATACTTCGTTTTTAAATGCCGACAGAATTAAGAACAAACCAGCAGAAGCCCTCCCTCTAAAAGGAACTTATCTAAAGGACACCCTTCTGATAAGGGGTAAAATGAATAGTTATTTGTTAAATTTGCAACCCAATACAAAATTACTTGTATCCTATCCAAACCCCTACGATAAAAAAAAAATGATTATAATAAGCAAAAAAAACAACTTGCTTTATCTCTATGATCAAGGATACCTTGTAAAGATTTACCCAGTAGCCACAGGTAAGGAGAAACTTTTCACCCCTGAGGGTTCCTTTAAAATAGCAAACAAGCTCCCAATAAAGAATGCCGATGATCCAGAGAATCTATATGGCCCCCGTTGGATGGGGCTGGCAGTACCCGACGAAAAGGACAAACGAGCAAATAATGACAAAAGAGCTCCCGTTGGTCATAAGTACGGGATCCATGGCACCAATGAGCCAAACTCCATTGGGACCCATGCTTCAGGTGGTTGCATACGTTTAAATAACCATGACATACTAGAACTCTATGATATGGTACCTATTAACACCAAGGTGATTATTAAATAA
- a CDS encoding ABC-F family ATP-binding cassette domain-containing protein, protein MLSTNGLSLRFGKRALFEDVNIKFTPGNCYGLIGANGAGKSTFLKILAGEIEPSAGEVIITPGERLAVLKQDHFEFDEFEVLKVVIMGHERLYAIMEEKDALYAKADFSEQDGIRASELECDFAELNGWEAESEAARLLNGLGVSEELHSKQMKELGGVEKLKVLLARALFGNPDILLLDEPTNHLDVEAITWLEEFLYNFQNTVIVVSHDRHFLNKVCTHIADIDFGNIQLYVGNYDFWLESSQLALQLAKDANKKKEEKIKELQRFIERFSSNASKAKQATSRKRQLDKLTLEDIKPSSRKYPFIEFKPDREAGKQLLEVQNLTFEANGEVILKDISFTVNKGDKIAFVGPDGLAKTTLFKILMGELSAKDENSFKWGVSTSQAYFPKDNSDYFNVDLNLVDWLRQYSRDQEESYVRGFLGRMLFSGEETQKSSKVLSGGEKVRCMLSRMMLSGANVLLFDEPTNHLDLESITALNNGLMKFDGTILFVSQDHQFIQTIANRIIEITPKGLIDRQMTYDEYLANEDVKNLRLALY, encoded by the coding sequence ATGCTTAGTACAAATGGATTATCACTACGTTTCGGAAAACGTGCCTTATTTGAGGATGTCAATATAAAATTCACACCTGGCAACTGTTATGGCCTTATAGGCGCCAACGGGGCAGGCAAATCCACTTTTTTAAAAATTCTAGCAGGTGAAATTGAACCAAGTGCCGGGGAGGTTATTATTACACCGGGTGAACGATTAGCGGTTTTAAAACAGGACCACTTTGAGTTTGATGAATTTGAAGTTCTCAAAGTTGTTATTATGGGACACGAAAGACTCTATGCCATCATGGAAGAAAAGGATGCACTTTATGCTAAAGCTGATTTCTCTGAGCAAGATGGAATTAGAGCTTCTGAGTTGGAGTGTGATTTTGCCGAACTCAATGGCTGGGAAGCAGAGTCCGAAGCGGCTCGCTTATTAAACGGCCTTGGTGTTAGTGAAGAACTTCATAGTAAACAAATGAAAGAATTGGGTGGTGTAGAAAAGTTAAAGGTTTTACTGGCCAGGGCACTCTTTGGTAACCCAGATATCCTATTACTGGACGAGCCTACCAACCACCTGGATGTTGAGGCAATCACATGGTTGGAAGAGTTCCTATATAATTTCCAAAATACCGTTATCGTGGTATCCCACGATCGCCACTTTTTAAATAAAGTTTGCACCCATATCGCGGATATTGACTTTGGCAATATCCAATTATATGTGGGCAATTATGACTTTTGGTTAGAGTCCAGCCAACTGGCATTACAATTGGCCAAAGATGCCAACAAGAAAAAGGAAGAGAAGATAAAGGAACTACAAAGATTTATTGAACGTTTCAGTTCCAATGCCTCAAAGGCTAAACAAGCAACTTCAAGGAAAAGACAACTGGATAAATTGACCCTAGAAGATATTAAGCCCTCTTCCCGGAAATATCCTTTTATTGAGTTTAAACCGGATCGGGAAGCAGGTAAGCAGTTACTGGAGGTCCAAAATTTAACTTTTGAAGCTAATGGAGAAGTGATTTTAAAAGATATCAGTTTTACGGTAAATAAAGGGGACAAGATTGCCTTTGTTGGACCGGATGGTCTGGCAAAAACCACCCTGTTTAAAATTTTAATGGGTGAACTGTCTGCAAAGGATGAAAATAGTTTTAAATGGGGAGTTTCTACTTCCCAGGCCTATTTTCCGAAAGACAACTCGGACTACTTTAATGTAGACTTAAACTTGGTGGATTGGTTGCGTCAGTATTCCAGAGACCAAGAGGAATCCTATGTAAGGGGGTTTCTGGGAAGAATGCTCTTTTCTGGTGAGGAAACACAAAAAAGTTCAAAGGTACTTTCCGGGGGAGAAAAGGTACGCTGCATGCTATCTAGAATGATGCTAAGTGGTGCCAATGTCTTACTTTTTGATGAACCAACCAACCACCTGGATCTAGAATCCATTACTGCCCTTAATAACGGATTGATGAAATTTGATGGAACCATTTTATTTGTATCCCAGGACCATCAATTTATTCAAACTATTGCAAATCGGATTATTGAAATAACACCCAAGGGTCTCATTGATAGACAGATGACCTATGATGAGTACTTGGCCAACGAAGATGTTAAGAATCTCCGCTTGGCGCTTTATTAA
- the crcB gene encoding fluoride efflux transporter CrcB, which translates to MKAIFLVAAGGFLGAIGRFYLSNRIQSKQNTDFPIGTFTVNLLGSLLLGLLAGQSVDPSLYLLVGTGFLGAFTTFSTFELEAVELLRKNKVKLSLFYLLGSVMLGVLCAFLGYSLSKSYSFLLFISS; encoded by the coding sequence ATGAAAGCTATTTTTTTAGTGGCTGCTGGTGGTTTCCTTGGGGCCATTGGCAGATTCTATCTCTCAAACCGTATCCAATCCAAACAAAACACCGACTTTCCCATTGGCACCTTTACGGTAAACCTATTAGGTTCTTTGCTTCTGGGACTGCTGGCGGGCCAATCCGTTGACCCATCCCTTTATCTACTGGTGGGAACCGGATTTTTGGGCGCTTTTACAACCTTTTCTACCTTTGAATTAGAAGCGGTGGAGCTTTTACGAAAGAACAAAGTAAAGCTTTCACTTTTCTACCTACTGGGAAGTGTTATGCTGGGTGTACTGTGTGCTTTTCTTGGCTACTCCCTTTCAAAGTCTTACTCATTCTTGTTGTTTATTTCTTCTTAA
- the speD gene encoding adenosylmethionine decarboxylase produces the protein MSVLGQPLGVQLMAEIWECDPNKLNNIKVVQEIMVGAARKANAEIREVVFHRFEPQGVSGVVVISESHLTIHTWPELAYAAVDIFTCGEHVDPWEALESITQDFNAEEVNVMEITRGMKNLKRLRRNKQQE, from the coding sequence ATGAGTGTTTTGGGGCAACCCCTTGGCGTGCAATTGATGGCTGAAATCTGGGAATGTGATCCTAATAAATTAAATAATATTAAGGTTGTGCAGGAAATAATGGTGGGAGCTGCCAGAAAGGCAAATGCTGAAATTCGGGAGGTTGTGTTTCACCGATTTGAGCCCCAGGGAGTCAGTGGGGTAGTTGTAATATCAGAATCCCATTTAACCATTCATACTTGGCCGGAATTAGCCTATGCAGCAGTGGATATCTTTACCTGTGGTGAACATGTGGATCCCTGGGAAGCCTTGGAAAGCATCACCCAGGACTTTAACGCAGAGGAAGTAAATGTAATGGAGATAACCCGGGGCATGAAGAATCTTAAAAGGTTAAGAAGAAATAAACAACAAGAATGA
- a CDS encoding DUF1904 domain-containing protein codes for MPQIIIRGIEPKKIMPISNDLISNLEKIIGCPREDLTLECIPSIFVKDGSIDAGYPFVEIGWFDRGQSVQDLVAKEITNQIQRAGFESVDIMFTTFTKNKYYENGQHFG; via the coding sequence ATGCCCCAGATTATCATAAGAGGTATTGAACCTAAAAAAATTATGCCCATCAGCAATGATTTAATCTCCAACTTAGAAAAAATCATCGGCTGTCCTCGGGAAGATTTAACCCTGGAATGTATCCCTTCCATCTTTGTTAAAGATGGTTCCATTGATGCAGGATATCCCTTTGTGGAGATCGGCTGGTTCGACCGGGGCCAATCCGTTCAAGATCTTGTAGCAAAGGAAATAACCAACCAAATTCAGCGGGCTGGTTTTGAAAGTGTTGATATTATGTTTACTACCTTCACAAAAAACAAATATTACGAAAATGGGCAGCATTTTGGCTAA
- a CDS encoding substrate-binding domain-containing protein has product MNNPTYKRILSMLLICSLVFVAGCPGKEAQPKPETQKKIKIGVSLAAMEFDGNKIIKKFMQERSKKEKVQLIWLDAKMDPSQQEKDVDKLIQQKVKAIILQTVDPKEGAKLVDKIVQAKIKVIGLETLPYNAPLDGYVASDHTRAGELQGKFILNQVSNQNSGGQKQGQSQQGNQSSGEQSSQSSEQTNQQQGAKSNIKILFLKGDPMDPVAQMIVDGARSVLGQSKNVEKMIVEEHPEGDPQMAQMTVMNTLQEGSVDAILATDDRLAEAAMKALKAENMTQKILTVGVGADQKTSQALANGDHDAEIDIMPEHLANSALDAALDIAEKGNWNNDTVIQNGNFDIPAKIIPVRLIDQEQVQLLTARWGDLKKEEKKSQEQQGQGQQQGSSEGNSSQGGSEGESGQGGGGQGNQGKKTKVKIVTQDGKVMEVEVDGEIKKIEQGAGGEKGQEGQQQGSQGGGGQGGQ; this is encoded by the coding sequence ATGAATAATCCTACGTATAAACGAATCCTTTCGATGTTATTAATATGCTCTCTGGTTTTTGTTGCTGGTTGTCCCGGCAAAGAAGCACAGCCAAAACCAGAGACCCAGAAGAAAATTAAGATCGGCGTAAGTCTTGCAGCAATGGAGTTTGACGGGAACAAGATCATTAAAAAATTCATGCAGGAACGAAGTAAAAAAGAAAAGGTTCAATTAATCTGGCTGGATGCTAAGATGGACCCCTCTCAGCAGGAAAAAGATGTTGACAAGTTAATTCAACAAAAGGTTAAAGCCATTATCTTGCAAACTGTTGATCCCAAAGAAGGTGCAAAACTGGTCGATAAGATTGTTCAGGCTAAAATCAAAGTTATTGGTTTGGAAACCCTGCCCTATAATGCACCATTGGATGGCTACGTAGCCTCTGATCATACTAGGGCTGGTGAATTACAGGGTAAATTTATTCTAAACCAGGTTAGCAATCAGAACTCGGGGGGGCAAAAGCAGGGCCAGAGTCAACAGGGAAATCAAAGCTCTGGGGAACAAAGTAGTCAAAGTTCTGAACAAACAAACCAGCAACAGGGTGCAAAAAGCAACATTAAGATTCTATTCCTGAAGGGTGATCCAATGGATCCAGTTGCTCAAATGATTGTGGATGGTGCCCGCAGTGTGCTGGGACAAAGCAAAAATGTGGAAAAAATGATTGTCGAGGAACATCCGGAGGGTGACCCTCAAATGGCTCAAATGACGGTCATGAATACCCTGCAGGAAGGTTCCGTTGACGCTATTTTGGCCACCGATGATCGTTTAGCAGAGGCCGCTATGAAAGCTCTGAAAGCAGAAAACATGACTCAAAAGATCCTCACTGTCGGTGTGGGTGCAGACCAAAAAACTTCCCAGGCCCTGGCCAATGGCGATCACGATGCCGAAATTGATATAATGCCGGAACATCTGGCTAATTCTGCTTTGGATGCTGCCTTGGACATCGCTGAAAAGGGAAACTGGAATAATGACACGGTCATTCAAAACGGCAATTTTGATATACCTGCTAAAATTATTCCTGTGCGTCTCATCGATCAAGAACAGGTACAGCTACTGACAGCCCGCTGGGGTGACCTTAAAAAGGAAGAAAAAAAGTCCCAGGAACAACAAGGACAGGGACAGCAACAGGGGTCCTCTGAGGGGAATTCTTCTCAAGGTGGGTCAGAAGGAGAATCCGGCCAAGGCGGCGGGGGGCAAGGTAACCAAGGTAAAAAAACTAAGGTAAAGATTGTTACACAGGACGGCAAAGTAATGGAAGTAGAAGTGGATGGAGAAATCAAAAAAATCGAACAGGGTGCTGGGGGCGAAAAGGGACAGGAAGGACAGCAACAGGGCTCTCAAGGTGGCGGCGGTCAGGGAGGTCAGTAA
- a CDS encoding metallophosphoesterase, whose protein sequence is MQSFKFKNIISKIIGRLFVPEELIYTADQKILHLSDTPTTLYSAIQDFISTLQPEIIIHTGDLADDIKLEHNPQHLQRYSRSIKPFLEMLEESSARELYIVPGNHDSVDVLSHHTGRTKLIKEGDTLHIGNSTFGLAHTYKKLPNYTDFNLYGHNFKVPADLEEGPQYLNGVHNIHVVILPSRQVVKIPYPWCTNRDRKLVCQVLPKTI, encoded by the coding sequence ATGCAATCCTTTAAATTTAAAAATATCATATCTAAAATAATCGGCCGTTTGTTTGTTCCTGAAGAACTAATCTATACGGCAGATCAAAAAATTCTGCATTTGAGTGATACTCCCACCACACTGTACTCAGCTATTCAAGATTTTATCAGCACCCTGCAGCCAGAAATCATCATTCACACAGGTGATCTGGCTGATGATATTAAACTAGAACACAATCCCCAGCATTTACAAAGATATAGCCGCTCCATAAAACCTTTTTTGGAAATGCTGGAAGAATCCTCAGCCCGAGAGCTTTATATTGTTCCCGGTAACCATGATAGTGTTGATGTACTTTCCCATCACACTGGAAGGACCAAGCTTATCAAGGAAGGTGACACCCTTCACATTGGAAACTCTACCTTTGGGCTAGCCCATACCTATAAGAAACTTCCAAACTATACCGATTTCAATCTTTATGGGCACAACTTCAAGGTCCCTGCTGATTTAGAAGAAGGTCCTCAATATTTAAACGGTGTACATAATATCCATGTGGTGATACTTCCTTCCCGTCAAGTTGTGAAGATTCCTTATCCATGGTGTACTAACCGAGACCGAAAACTAGTGTGTCAGGTTTTACCAAAAACAATTTAA
- a CDS encoding acetyl-CoA hydrolase/transferase family protein, with translation MANFSDLYKSKLTTPDQAVSVVKSGDWVDYNSFTGRPIVLDRALAKRKDELSDVKVRSTCTMYGVPEIVKVDPTSQHFVYNNWHFGGLDRKLADQGSCWYAPVLYREVIKYYEKHVDVDVAFLQVCPMDKNGLFNLGIQASHARAIINKAKIVILEVNQNMPRALGGYNEVVHISEVDYVVEGDNPPLPQIPAAVPTDADRKIAQYVLEEIEDGSCIQLGIGAMPNVVGKLLAESDLKDLGAHTEMLVDAYVDMYESGVLTGRKKKIDQHKIVYTFAMGTQRLYDFIDDNPICAIYPVNYTNNTRIIAQNDKVMSINNAVEIDLFGQVNSETSGIRQISGTGGQLDFITGAYESQGGKSFICLTSNYKDKSGKAISRIRPFLGNGTVVTAPRTSVEYVITEYGKAIMKAKSTWERAEALIGIAHPDSREELIKAAEDMGIWRRSNKL, from the coding sequence GTGGCAAATTTTTCTGATTTGTATAAGAGTAAGTTAACAACGCCCGACCAAGCAGTCAGCGTTGTTAAATCCGGGGATTGGGTGGATTACAATTCCTTTACAGGCCGCCCCATAGTGTTAGACAGAGCTTTGGCCAAAAGAAAAGATGAATTAAGCGATGTTAAAGTACGATCAACATGCACCATGTATGGGGTTCCAGAGATTGTAAAGGTTGATCCTACATCTCAACATTTCGTTTACAACAACTGGCACTTCGGCGGCCTTGACCGTAAATTAGCCGATCAGGGAAGCTGTTGGTACGCACCAGTACTTTATCGTGAAGTTATTAAATATTATGAAAAACATGTAGATGTGGATGTTGCTTTCTTACAAGTCTGCCCGATGGATAAAAATGGCCTCTTCAACTTGGGTATACAAGCTTCCCATGCCAGAGCCATCATTAACAAGGCTAAAATAGTCATTCTTGAGGTAAACCAAAATATGCCCCGGGCATTGGGTGGCTATAATGAAGTAGTTCATATTTCAGAAGTTGACTATGTGGTTGAAGGGGATAACCCACCTTTGCCACAAATTCCTGCAGCCGTTCCAACGGATGCTGATCGAAAAATTGCCCAATATGTTTTAGAGGAAATTGAAGATGGTTCTTGTATCCAGTTGGGTATTGGCGCTATGCCCAACGTGGTAGGAAAATTGTTAGCCGAATCGGATTTAAAAGACCTGGGCGCCCACACCGAAATGTTAGTGGATGCCTATGTGGATATGTATGAATCCGGCGTATTAACAGGTCGCAAGAAGAAAATTGACCAACATAAAATCGTTTATACCTTTGCTATGGGTACACAAAGATTATATGATTTTATTGACGACAACCCTATATGTGCCATCTACCCAGTAAATTATACTAATAATACTCGAATCATTGCCCAAAATGACAAGGTGATGTCTATTAACAACGCTGTGGAGATAGACTTATTTGGTCAGGTAAATTCTGAGACCTCAGGCATACGGCAAATCAGTGGTACAGGTGGTCAACTTGACTTTATAACCGGTGCTTATGAATCCCAGGGCGGCAAGAGTTTTATTTGTCTCACCTCAAACTATAAAGATAAAAGTGGCAAGGCTATTTCACGGATCAGACCTTTCCTAGGAAATGGCACTGTAGTAACAGCCCCCAGAACATCGGTTGAATATGTCATTACCGAATACGGTAAGGCTATTATGAAAGCCAAGTCTACCTGGGAACGGGCAGAAGCCCTTATTGGCATTGCCCATCCTGATTCTCGGGAGGAATTAATCAAAGCGGCGGAAGATATGGGTATCTGGCGAAGAAGCAATAAACTATAA
- a CDS encoding chemotaxis protein CheX, translating into MTENTAKNIASVMMCGMSVEVFDEMANMVTANAAISLEGLGQEMDISPPTLIVGKNVVTRISSVKTLAAEISTEVGVIEVNIGLEI; encoded by the coding sequence ATGACAGAAAATACCGCCAAAAACATTGCATCGGTTATGATGTGTGGAATGTCTGTGGAGGTTTTTGATGAGATGGCCAACATGGTCACCGCCAATGCAGCCATCTCCCTTGAGGGGTTGGGCCAGGAGATGGATATCTCCCCACCCACACTGATTGTGGGCAAGAATGTTGTCACCAGAATTAGTTCGGTGAAAACCCTGGCCGCAGAAATAAGCACCGAAGTGGGGGTCATTGAGGTTAATATTGGGCTAGAAATATAA
- a CDS encoding acyl-CoA dehydrogenase family protein, which translates to MNFLLTEEQETMRQMARKFAEQEIAPVALEYDEKNEFHAELIPKLFETGLLTVGVPEEYGGPGIDTVGQAVVMEELARGCAAVATTVAASCLLAADPVVIAANHEQKQRFFNVLNEGKLAAFCLTEPGAGSDVAALKTTAKLEGDEYVINGSKCFITNGGVADIFTVCASVDRSKGHKGLCFFIVEKDRPGVSVGKKENKLGIRSSSTTDVIFEDVRIPKENLLGKEGDGFKIAMKALDMSRPMVAALAVGVAQAAMEYATNYAKERMAFGKPIAALQGIQFMLADMAMQIEAARLLVHKACWLKDAGLPYSVLSSLSKGFAGDMCMKVTTDAVQVLGGYGYIKEYPVEKYMRDAKIMQIYEGTSQVQRVVIAGNMLK; encoded by the coding sequence ATGAATTTCTTATTAACTGAAGAACAAGAAACCATGAGACAAATGGCTCGTAAATTTGCAGAGCAGGAAATTGCCCCTGTGGCCCTGGAATATGATGAAAAGAATGAATTTCACGCCGAGTTAATTCCTAAATTGTTTGAAACAGGACTTCTAACTGTAGGTGTGCCAGAAGAATACGGTGGCCCTGGTATTGATACCGTTGGTCAAGCAGTGGTTATGGAAGAGTTGGCCCGGGGTTGTGCAGCTGTTGCCACAACCGTTGCAGCATCTTGCCTTTTGGCTGCTGACCCGGTGGTAATTGCCGCCAATCACGAACAAAAACAACGCTTCTTTAACGTACTCAATGAAGGAAAACTAGCTGCCTTTTGTCTGACCGAACCTGGAGCTGGTTCCGATGTTGCAGCTCTTAAAACCACTGCAAAACTAGAAGGCGACGAGTATGTCATCAACGGTTCCAAATGCTTTATCACCAACGGAGGTGTAGCGGATATTTTCACAGTCTGCGCTTCTGTGGATCGCAGCAAAGGACACAAGGGTCTATGCTTCTTCATAGTTGAAAAGGATCGTCCCGGCGTTTCAGTAGGTAAGAAGGAAAACAAACTTGGTATTCGTTCCTCCAGTACCACCGATGTAATTTTTGAAGATGTACGCATCCCCAAAGAAAATCTACTGGGTAAAGAGGGTGACGGCTTTAAAATTGCTATGAAAGCCCTAGATATGTCCCGTCCGATGGTTGCCGCTCTGGCAGTGGGTGTCGCCCAGGCCGCCATGGAATATGCAACCAATTATGCTAAAGAAAGAATGGCCTTTGGCAAACCCATTGCTGCTCTGCAAGGCATCCAGTTCATGCTGGCAGACATGGCTATGCAAATTGAAGCAGCCCGTCTTTTGGTTCATAAGGCCTGCTGGCTTAAAGATGCTGGTTTACCGTACAGCGTACTATCTTCTCTGTCCAAGGGCTTTGCCGGCGATATGTGCATGAAGGTAACTACGGATGCCGTTCAAGTTTTAGGTGGATATGGTTATATCAAGGAATATCCCGTTGAGAAATACATGCGTGATGCTAAAATCATGCAAATTTATGAAGGCACCAGTCAAGTTCAACGGGTTGTTATTGCCGGCAATATGTTGAAATAG